The Eriocheir sinensis breed Jianghai 21 chromosome 45, ASM2467909v1, whole genome shotgun sequence genomic interval TGTTAAGTGTTGTTAAGTGTTTCAGATTATAACTTCCTGCCTTCCAGAGTTGGTTCATTAGGATTTTGGGCCAGTAAATTTTAAACTAATGAACTTTTACTCTAGATGCATTTCCTTCTGTGTGCATAGTCAATTGTGGACTTTCATTGATACTGACCCAGCGTGTGTCTTCTttgcagtgtccaacaaatggaTTCATGAACGAGGACAAGAGTTTAGGAGACCATGCGGCCTCGACATCAAAGACTTGTAGTGACAGTGTGGCATTAAGGGGACCATGTGATGAACCAGGGGGGAGGGGCTTTCTTATTCTTGAGGAGTATATGTTGTTGATATGTATTATAACCCTAGGAGTGAGTGCGGCTGCCCAGCAAGAGTATGGATGATTGCTAAATATTCTTTGCCAGATCTCATAGTAGTTTTTGCAGCCAAGTGAACTCAGAGACGCATTATGTATTGAATTGCATCATCAGTTGTAGAGTTTCACACATTGTCAACACAACAGTCTGTCAATATGAAGTGCATTGGCCATAATATCCACCCTGAATTTGATTTAGAATTTGCATGCTCCAGTGTTGCTTCATGTTTGATATGAATGACTAAGATTGTGACAGAATACACATTTTTCATAAAATTCATGTGTTTGTAATCCTCAATATAATGTAAGAATTTGGTTTGCCAACATAATATTGTGGTTTGTCTAAAGCACACTACGATGTACTATGCACACTTAACTATGAAAGAGTAGCAAAAGGTTAGGACCACCAGTAAACCATCAAAAGTGTACCCAGGCCTCTGGAGGAAGGCAGACTTGGGAGAGGTATAAAGGATCTGTGCTGGCTGTGACATGTTGGGAGAATATTTGAGTATTCTACTCAGGGAGGGGACACTCTAGCTGATGGGAACAGCCATATTTTTTACCAAAGAGAACACTAGACTTCATTGGAGGAACACAATATTCTTTCTGGTCTCTTTGGAACTTCCGAGCACTGATTGATTGCTGATGGTCTCTGCACTTGGTTAAAAACAAAGGTAAGATCATCTGAATTCCCTATATCAAACAATGTGAGTACTGTCTTTCAGCAATATGTGTTTACACTTTTAACTACAGACACAAGTTTTACCATTACATAGATGCAGTGGTTAccaataaactttttttttttttttttttttttttttttagctaaatCCAGCCTACAAGTAGTTTTCGTCACTGAGCAGATACATTTAGAGTAGAGACGACCAGGTGTCTTGATCAGTCCCTCAGCACAGCTAGTCCATTGTTATAGTGTTGTAGCACCAGTGTTGCAGTCCcagttggttaagtaggaaaCGAGAAATCGGCTCGTCCATAAAACGAAACTTAACCACCATCTGCGAACCTGTGAGAGCGAAGCTTCATTAAGTTCAGTAGTCAGACAGGCAGGAAGGCAGTCACGTCGGAATGGCCCTCGACGTCGCACACGGTGAGTCTTgcctggatttcttacctggatggggacaCGTACGCCTCACCCATAAAACTGTGCGATGTCTCCAACCAAAACTGCAGTTGGCTAATCGTCCAACATAACAGGACCTTGCATATCTGTTGATTCCCAGCAAGCCTATAGCTACCAGGACAACTCTCCTCCATATTCTCCAGCGTCCTCTCTGATACAAATCACTCGATCCTTAACCTCGGCAGTTCTCCAGTCACTCCTTTGCAGCTTGGAGAGTTTCATGAGTGGAGGTGTCCATCAAATCTACAAGGGTCTACAAGGGGGTGAGAACACAAAAAATTAGGAGACTACCGTTCCATATTTAAGGGCTCACGCCAATTAAGTCTTCTGGGCCTTGAGATATATGAGCCAACTGTTAACTCCCGGCAACAGTGTCAAGCTGGGTATCTTTGTTCATGCCAGACCAGAACTTTACCCCCCAACTCAAAAATTATATGATTGCGATGCATTTCGTGTTTTAggtgcgaggggtgagtatgggcaaacactagaataatacctaaTATTCTAACTGGGATACAATAGAATACGAATATTTGCATGAATTACGCCTACCTCAACAAGTCAAAACGGGGGCTATAGGCCTATATATGATGGCATCCAAAAATGTTCACTACTTGAGCCATTCCTCTGCCCTCTGCTCAGTGATTTCCATTCTCTAGTCTCCCTCCCTCTGCGTATAATgccctttttctttgttgttttactgTCTTAATAACTAAAAGATGACAAGTACGGATATATAGAGCGTGGCACATCATCAGCGTCATCAGCTTCCCCACATTTAAAGGCAAACGCTTTTATTTTGGAGGCACCAAGGCTTTACACCAAACAAATTAATCTGTGGAAATACGAGAAAAACTATGaccttgacctttttttttttctccttatcacAACTTGTAAAAGGAAACTCCACCCAAAAGTTATCCCCTttgcccaacgttgccagattgtcgtactcaggctcTTATGTTTTCTCATTtcagaccccaaaactgtctcctccaccccgataactggattgatttatatttatcattgaaatggttagtttttagtgtattttggtaataGCTATGGCTCGGAAACCGGTCAATACGAGGCTCTGAGGGCcatattttttaacatttctgcgcccaagaacacgtaattcacTAGTCTATCatgggagttcagggcatttccaggggtacttttatgaccctggtggtaatttgggccatatttttaaacatttctgcgcccaagaacacgtaactCACTAGTCcatcgtgggagtttagggcatttccaggggtacttgtatgaccctggtggtagtttgagccttcctctgtaccgtgaacctaaaataacactcattaaaactcgattaaccttctttttggcctttggaaataggtgtgAGGAGTGGGAGCATATGACAATACCagcctgagtacgataatatggcccCGTTGACGCGCCGGCAACGCTTGTTTACAAAGTTTAGCTGCCAAACCTGAACCTTGGAAGGGCCGAGGCGGGGACGTGTTGGCTTATTTACCGGCGCTGCGGCCTGCACAATGTCCTCCTCCGGGGTCAAGgtgaagcaggagagagaggagtCCGGTGAGTACCAAGGGGCGGGATATGGTCTTAATCAGGACTAGTATAAAGCAATAAATGGCGGTGTATACGAGTCGCTTACCCTGATGGCCTTACGCAGTGCAGGACTTATAAGGGTTTTTTGACACTTAACAATTATTTCCCTGCATCGCTAGACACTTCAAGGCCTCAAGGGAAACTGGTGACAGCCTACGACTCATCTACAGGAATTTGGTTTTGCTACCGTGGGTTTAAGtgcttaaaaaataaaaaaataaataaccttcGGCCAAATCCGCCCCAGTAGGTCAAAATTTGGTGTTCCTATGATGGGTTTAAGTGCCTCAAATTTCAAAGACAAAATCTCAGCCCTTAGCGTATTAATGTTATAGAGATATGTCGAAAAGCTAGGCCCCCAAAACTGACCCTGTGGAACACCTGATGTTACCATATGCCATTAAGAGTTTGCTTGACCCACTACTATTTACGGCAGCATGACTGTGTGCTCTACCAATACTTGCTGCTTTCtgtccattaacccggtagctgcggcgatcatgtttcttaaaggcccctctatgcgagaaaaatgagaaaaaatcatcactcacacaaaccatctcataatctatatatatcaatgcatttgtgatcagtttatgcatcatctattttgggggtttatatcatggtaaaaatttggttcgtcgctggtacacggtaaagccacaaatttagcccgtcactgctaccgggttaagaactcTCCTCACCCTCTAGCAACTTGTCTTGTAAGCCTCGTCCCATTCATTTACTCAGTTCGCTCCTCTCCAGGTGGCGATGTTGATGCTGCCCGTGGGAGGTTTGACGCAGCCCTTCAGGGTCTGCTGCAGAAAGATGAAGAGTCGGATTCTGAAAATGAGTCTGATCCCGACAGTAAAGTGAAAGTTTTGTAAGTATTGATTGTTTTGACCCATTACTTTTTAAATGTTTTCtggttttgtttgcttttttttttatgatgcagGACATTGTTAATATATACTGTACAAGTTTTGCCTTGTAAGAAATGACTTGAAATTACTCCAGGTTGTATGAATGGGAGGGGCTTGAGGACAAAGGCACAGCTGTTAACCCACCTGTCACTTGTATTGTTGGGGCTGAGGAATGCATgatggagaggtggaaagggaagtgTTGGTGTTGCACGAAAGGAATGTATTGCTAAGGAGAACCAGAAACATTTCAGCTCCTGTTTAGTCTTCAAAGGAAGTTCCTAAAGGGAGCAAAGTAAACAAGCTattgaaagatagacagacagaccatcAACTAGCTACTTTCTTGAGGCATGCTTTGCACAACAGGGACACAAGGAATGCCCAGCACTAATTTTATAATGTTAATATTTCAGCACCAAACTTGGCATGTCCAGCAACCGAGCCACACGTCCCCCCCgcaagaggcgaaggaaggagatcGACCTGCGTGACTCCGGCTTCCACCACACCTTTGTGATGCGCATGTTTGACCGCAGCGTCGACCTGGCTCAGTTTGACGAGACCTCGCCACTCTACCCAATATGCCGAGCCTGGATGATCAACCAGCCACACAACTCCAGCCTCAATGTAAAGTAAGTAGTTTCGGTGTAAATATACAAAGGCCTAATTTTAAACAAGCACAGCAACCAAGATTTCTGTATGGTGGAAAATAATATATCGTATAGCAGAGAAAATTGTAATAATTgaacaaaaattaataaaaaatatattagtttaCCTAATGCACAATTTGACATTTTAGCATACATTACAATAAATTTATCTGTAAAGCTTGAAATATAATATAGCATTAAGGTGAAATCAGTAAATTAACAGGTACATGTAATATGATAGAAGTTCATAAAGTCTGAGTGATCATGAACTGGAAAGGAAGCCAACACTGAGAACTGATTGGGTGGGATGGAAAATGAATCTGTTGACACAATACAAAAAGTGGAATTGCTCCTGTTTGAAAAATCACTGGGAGACCACAAGGTGAGTCAGTGACGTGAGATTGTAATTATAGTCACTAATGCGATGGTGCTGAAGGGTGTGGGAACGTATGGTTGGCCCAATATGCTGGGTGATCTTTTCTTCAATAACTATGGAAATGTTTTGCTTTTTACTTTAAATTTATCAGCCTACATCATTGCTTGTATTCTTGGGAGCAGGAGACATTCCAAAAGTCTAAGATTTTTTTATAATAAAGGAACCACGGCACCTCTAGGGCAAAAGCAACCAAATAAACTTTCTAAGCACTCCCCCTAGCAAAGTAGATAGAAATGAGTGGCCAGAAGTGAGTTCAATTTTGGATAGAATGTCTGAACTTGCTGCTTAAGACAAGGGAATATTTTGAGAGTCCAGGAGTCTAAGGTGTTGTCATCCCTTTCAGACAAGAGCCGGGAAGTCCCACCGGAGAAACCTTCAACAGTGCAGAAAACAGTCAAGAGAATGACTTCCCCACCGAGATCCTGTCAGATGGACCTACCAACGGCGCCGTGGCAATGGGCAAACTGCCAGCGCCTGACCCCTGGCCGTCCGACACCTTCAACAAAGACCCACGGATCCCAGAGCCTCTGCCGCACCCGCCCAACAGACTCAAGGAGATAAATGTGAGAGAAGTTTGTTGTGTTGCATTTTCTCTTTTAAAAAGGGAGTATTAAAACACACCTCCAAATGACTCTGGCCTCTGTATTTCAAAGTTTTCAGCTGAACGCTTTCCAAGAGCAGGCTTtcttgtttcattcttttttcccttttgtaaaaaaaagtgtgatGTGTAGCAGGCAGTTGTTTTCCCTAATTTTCTGTAGCCCTTGGACTGGTGTGTTTATGTTGTTGAAGTCTTTACAACTCAAGCACGGAGTCTGGCAGTGCAGGGGTAAGCGTGCGTGGCCCAGCGAGCCGTTAGCTGATCATTTTGTTTTATCCTGAGATGCCACAGCCTTGATGGCTTGCGAGACACATTATTCAGTGTCAGCAAGATTATTGTGTTCACTGTCATGATgggttttatgtgaattttcttcttttctcttcttggaCTTCCTATCCTATATTCTATTCCTGGGAAATGGAGTCATGGGTGGTGGTCATggccctgtctttccttctcagTCAGAGCTGGATTTCTCACACAGGCATTAGGCCATTGCCTTGGCCATCAGGCTGACTGGAGTGGCAGACAAGGACAAAAAATAAGTGTGAGCGATACAATAtaccaatatttatttattaattatttttatttatatatattataaatttatatatttctttgttttttatgttttgcCTATAGCACTGGTAGACTTTCATGATGGGGCCTTTTGGTTGGCCCCATCCCATTAGTGGCGCAGACAAGTGGCACCAAAATATTATCATGGATAAGAAATATTTAAGTCAAGTTTAATGTTCACAGGAGTGTGAAACTACACTGCCGGGGCTGCTGATGACCGAACACCTGAAAAGGTGGCGACAAATTCGAAACCTCTGGAGAAATGCCTCGAGAGTCAACGACCAGCGCTACAGCACCTCCTACGGCCTCCTGAAAGCCATGTTTGAAAGGTGAGGCACCACAACCCTCAGGGGAAAGCCTTGATGCATGGGAGAGGCAAGGATAGAATGTTTGAAGGAGAGCACAGCAGGAAAGTAAAAGGACTAAAGTATCTAGTATGTGTAGAGACAGACAAAAATGGTGATCCATATGCTATGTCCACCTCTTATAGAATGAGCATataaatgtagatagatagagaaatttTCTTTTATGTAGATATTTTTATTCTGTTTACTTTAAAGAATTAATGTAAATAAATGCTCCTGAGTTTGTTAGGGGGTCTTGTATGACtaattattcattatttttgaaTGGCTAGGAGCACATCTCCATCAAGCCCATGTTGTAATGCAATCGGTATATGATTGATCCTGCTTAACccccagtagcagtgacgggccaaatttgtgtctttaccatgtagcagcgacgggccaaatttgtggctttaccgtgtaacagcgatgagccaaatttgtgccatgatataaacccccaaaatagaggatacataatctgatcgcaaatgctttgatatatattatgaaatggtttgtgtgaggggtgattttttctaatttttctcgcttggagtgaccattaagaaacatgatccccgctgctaccgggttaatatgcCACGGCTGAGCTTATGTGAAGGAGCTTATTTTGGAAGCTAGTGAATTATTGAATCATATCTCGTTCATAATAGAAAACAGTGACACAGTATTGAGTGGCTGGAAAAAATATTTCCATTCTTTTACCATATGTAACCATGACCTAAAATACATGAGCTGTAATGCTGTGTTACTTTGCTTAATagcctgtgttgtgttgtttcaGGGCCCACGAAGGTTGAAGTAAGTTGTCCAGAAGCTTTAACGTTGTAAGTACAGAACATAGACGGCTGTTGCTATTTTCTTGGTACTGTTTTATGTGTAGACGTGTGTTTTCTAATCTGCCTACAGTTTTATAATAACTTTATATGTATACTTTTGTAgtttaggaaaaggaaaagatgcagATGGATTTTGGTCGGTGAtgtctatagcgccagtaggctttattgaggggcctggatggtagtcggccctggCCCGTCATGGCGCTAGcatttatagtggctccatctctCTGAACTGGTAACCATCTCGTATGTGCGGCGTCTTCACTCATCAAATTGTTCTTGTGTGAAAGTTCAGGAGACACACAAACGAGTCTTAAGTAATTTGCAGGCTTGTATAAAACTGTCCGACGTAAGTGAATCAGGTTTTTTTCTGCATCCTAGCTATAGACTTAAGCTCTCCAAAATAGACAAATTGACACTTCTTTTGAT includes:
- the LOC126980846 gene encoding protein lin-37 homolog isoform X2, yielding MALDVAHGGDVDAARGRFDAALQGLLQKDEESDSENESDPDSKVKVFTKLGMSSNRATRPPRKRRRKEIDLRDSGFHHTFVMRMFDRSVDLAQFDETSPLYPICRAWMINQPHNSSLNVKQEPGSPTGETFNSAENSQENDFPTEILSDGPTNGAVAMGKLPAPDPWPSDTFNKDPRIPEPLPHPPNRLKEINECETTLPGLLMTEHLKRWRQIRNLWRNASRVNDQRYSTSYGLLKAMFERAHEG
- the LOC126980846 gene encoding protein lin-37 homolog isoform X1, with product MSSSGVKVKQEREESGGDVDAARGRFDAALQGLLQKDEESDSENESDPDSKVKVFTKLGMSSNRATRPPRKRRRKEIDLRDSGFHHTFVMRMFDRSVDLAQFDETSPLYPICRAWMINQPHNSSLNVKQEPGSPTGETFNSAENSQENDFPTEILSDGPTNGAVAMGKLPAPDPWPSDTFNKDPRIPEPLPHPPNRLKEINECETTLPGLLMTEHLKRWRQIRNLWRNASRVNDQRYSTSYGLLKAMFERAHEG